The DNA region GTGTCTTTATAGTTGGTGTTAAATGCCATCACACTCTCAGCTATTTCATTAATGGCCACCCTTTGGACAAGCTCTGAACTGTTCAAAGATCATATACCAACGAAATAAGAGAAATTAACAAGGCAAATTCAAtaactttctagttttgtgaaaaaGGAACAATTTAATCAAAACCTTCAAACAATGCCCAGAAATGAAATGGAACTAATAGACGAAGCATTAAGAAACAACAAATACTATTGTCTTTTCTGtacgggccacattggctgcTGGCTAGTACTCAAATTTTTTGCTTGAAGCATATAAAAGTAATTTGATTGTTGCTTAAGCAAATGAGAAGGACCAACCCCATGTGCTTCCCGCCTCCTGAAGTTTTGTTCCATGATCCCAACATTTGTTGCATGACCATCAAAGCTATGGAATCAGGGTCTGTCCATGATGCTCCACTAAATGCAACAGCGAATTGAGCAAGAGGCAGATCATCGTCAATGATACGTATCTATTTATGTAGGAGGACAAAATCAGTAAAGAAGTAAAACAAAGTACATAAAATGAAACAGGTAATAACTAAGTAGTGAATCCACACCTCTGAGCCTGTAAATATTGCTGGCTCATCTGCCACCAATTGGGAAGTGGTAATAGGATTAGATGATAGTTTTGTAAAATGTTTCTTCACTAGCTCAACGACATCTTCATGCTTCACAGCTCCAGCAGCAGAAATTACCTACAGCAAAGACTTAAATATCACATTTAGTCTGGCACAAGTTGCTTGAGAACATAACTAACAAAACTTTAACTCCCCCCTTTTCACGTACACATGATTTTTTCTGTATTTGAGATATCTATGATTAGTGCTTGGAATGGAAAGTAATGTAACACCACACTGGAAAAAGATTAACTGCCATTCATTTTGATAAAAGGAAGAGCAAAAATGGTATCACTTCAATCTTTGATCCTATAGAGAAGGTGCACATTTTAGGAAAATGGAGATTATTTTGACACGACCCCTGATGAAACTAACccagtagttttttttttcaatagaaGAAGCCAGAGCAAATTAGCAAGGAAGTCACCAACAGATACTACATCAGCTATGACAGGTTCAGTACCATTCTATGAGCACCATAGTGGGTTGAAATGTAATCTTGAATATGAGCTCTTGTCATTTTCTCAATGTTCTGGGCAGGTCCAAGAATAGTTCTACCCAATGGAGTGTACTGGAATGCAGTAGTATGTAACTGGTCAAAGATGACTTCCTCGGGTTGTTTTTCCACCTACAAGAAGATTGTCCAACATAAAGACTGGTAAATATTGCGATTAAAGAAAAAATTTGCACCTAAGAGAGAAAGCGGAAGCAGATATTGTCACATACTACAATTACTTGCAGAGTACACATATGAACTCCTCTAATAAACTAGAAAGATGAATTACCAGtgtaacataaggaaatctaccTGACTCAACATGAACAATTACACCTCTTGAACAGAATTGAATTGTAAGCAAACGACGACACATTACATGGACAACCAAAGTCATCCATCATTGAAGAAGCTAAAGAGGTTATTGTCTTGTCTGACTAGGGACTAACTAGGCATACCAgcattttgaaataattgcaaTTACTTACCATTGCCCTCATATAGATTTAGGAGCCAGAATGATTTGCAAGCAAAGATAGCCTCTGAGCGAACAGCCAGGAACACTAAAACACTGGCTACAGGAATGAAGCTACAGAAAATATCAagtccaaaaaagaaaaaatattgacCAAGTTATTGGCACTTTGAATGATTAACACATATACCCTGCCAAAATTTGCCTCTCTTTTTAATCAATTAACCATTTCATCAGCTAAGAATTTATTAGTGTCAATTTTCTATCCATTTGTATATTCTTTTAATCAATGGTAAAATTGCAAATTCCTCTTACAAGATGGTTGTTCTCTACAGCTTTTAAATCTCGCCTAGCCTATCCCGCCATTCTCCAGTGAACAAAATCAGATATCTCAATATGTGTTAACATCTTGGACAATCAATTACAGTGCATTGATAATTTGATATGATAAAATGGCTCAAACATTTTTTGTACAACCACTTCATCCAAAAGAGGATACTTTCTGTCGCACCAGAAAACTTTTGCAATCCCAATCATGTGCCAGTTTCAATCACTAAGTCCCCCAATTCTTAACTTTTCAGACAGCAGAGAAATGAAAGCAGGTTtaaagaaaaatgacaaaataCATGTAATTTTCATGTCAAATATAGCCTGTTTCTGCACAGGCTAAATATTAACATGAAATACCACCACTTCGACCAGTCAAGAATAACATAAAGGAACAACTATTAAATACTTCATGCCAAAAATTAGAACTATGCACCAGCAAATGCAGAGGACACTGCACGCGATATGGATGAGCTGCTTAATCTAGCTCTACAGGATCACATTCACCAAATTTATTGTATCTTGCCCAAATAGGCAAGCAAAACTGTCATGACACGTTTTCATCTTATTGTAAATGGTCTCAAGATACTTCTCAAGGATTTTTAGATAAATGTAACAGTTTTCTCTGAGGCTCTGCAGATATCAAAATCATTTTAAATGTTATCCTTAAACTACTGCTCTGAAAGCTAAAAAGATAGAACCTACAAGGCACAAAGTAGACTCACTATATTCTGAATCACATCGGTAGAGCAGGGCGCTAGTTTCTGGTTATCTATCCAACTTAAGTAACCAACTTCCCAACTAAACAATAAGTACTCTAAATCATTAACTTCAATTGGATTAGAAATTAAAAGAGCTCCTGCAAGTGGCAATTTTCTTCTTCCATCACAAAGAATCATTTAAACCTCTCGAGAACCATGGCATTAGTGTATTTATATGATAATTGCATTCCCAAATTCTTTTGCTCTAACAATCATTTCAATCATACTTTCGTCAACAtaagaatattttctttttataaatcTTAAGAATAACTGATACTCCCTCCGTCACATACATTATTAATATTCAGGGAATCAGCTTGTCTTTTTCTTTAACTGCAATTTTTTCACACACTTCCAAGATATTACTTATTGATTATAAAAGATTGTTTTGAAGTACTAGTTTCTACAACAACAATGcatcagtcccaaacaagttgagGTATTGGCTATAGGAATCTTCATTGACCATATTACTCCATTTAAACTCATCTCATGCCAATAATATATCAAATAAAAAGGCTAGACAATTCCTAAAAAAGCATAGGACGTAAAGTAAAACTGCTAACATGACTAAAACATATTCTCTACTAACAGATATCTCCTATATAGATCTTTTTCTTCCATTATCTTTTGCTTGTACTACTAGTTTCTAATCAAGTAAATTTTATTTCAGAAAATGTGGTCAGATATCCGAATTGGGACCAAAAAAAGATACTTCGAGCTTTGTCCCATCACTTTTTCGGGGCAGGAGGAGAACAATAACAAATCATAACAAAGTAAGACTAATCCAGTACACATTGTGAATCAGAGAAAGATCAATTGTTTTCCTCATACCTCTTCCATTTCCCGAAGAATCACACTACGCTCCCGAACAATCTTATCTTCCTCCAAAAGCGAATTCTGTAAAATATCCCCAAGTATATCAATCGCCTTTGGCACATCAGATCCCAAAACCTTAGCGAAATACGTCGTCTGTTCCCTAGAAGTATACGCATTCAAATGCCCTCCCATATTCTCAATTTCCTCTTCCAATGCCCTAATTGGCCGTTTCTCCGTTCCCTTAAAAATCATATGCTCAAGGAAATGCGCGACGCCGTTATTCTCCTCCGTTTCGAATCGAGATCCGGCGTCGATCCAAACTCCGACAGTAGCCGTTGAGGATGACAGGTTCGATTCAGTAGCGACACGTAGGCCGTTAGGGAGAGTGGTGATTTTAGTCTCCGGTGATGAGAGAATTGAGGTGTGATCCGCTGCGGTAGGATGCGGGGAATTGTACTGGAGGAACTTAGGGTTAGGTTCTTCGAGGCGTTTGATCTTTGATTTGACTTGTTCAGCTAAGCGATCGTAGATCATGAAGTCTGGGGGAGGTGGGGAGGGTGGGGAGGAGGGTGGTGAGGTGGTTACGGAGGTGGTGGATCGGGAAGAGAGTGTTAGACATGGTGGTGGAAGGGAAAAACGATTGATTCGAGAGCGGCGCGTGACGTTGAGAAGGTGGCGCGTGGCCATGGTGTAGGATTGAAAGAGAGCCAATTGTGACTGAGAAAAGTTTTACAAGTGACAGTGGAGGAGAAATGAGGATACTGCCTTTTTAGGATGGGTGGTGATTATGTAAAGACGATTTTAACCTTTTACTAATTCTCGTAGAGGAAATTAATGGAATTGCAAAATAAGCCCAATTCTTTTTGACTTATGGCACCAGGGGCCTCTTAAAAAATTGAGATTTTTATTTAGCTATACTAGTTTTGAAacttatttatttttactattgaGATTTAACTTAATTATAAGTTGATATACAATATactaattttttataaattagtATTAATTAAGTATCTTTGATTGAAGCCttttaataacaacaataataacccagtataatctcacaagtggggtgtGGGAGGATAGAGTGGACGTGTACCTTATCCCTACTTCTAAGAAGGCATAAAGACTATTTCGGATAGATTATCGGCTCAGTAAAAAAAAAGTAAGAGTTGACCTTAAAAAAGGGATGACGTAGTTATGAATTGTATAATATTATTGGGATGTACAACTCTTTATATTACTACTATGTAACAAAGTCTGGGAATATTTTGGTCAATTATTAAAATGGAACCAACCAAAGTAACTTTAAGGATAATGGTTCTGATTAAGATGGTCAACTATTTCAGAACTAATCCACTTAAGAAATAATTACCAGTTTATAACGTTTAGCCAATTGAATCGGCAATTCTTTTGACTTCGCCAAATGTATGGTCTCTTCTTTGCTCAAACTCCCAACTCGCGCGCTCGTGTTTATTTTAGAGTAAACACTTTTAATCTTCAGAGTTCAAATTAGAGTGAGCATAAATACGAGTATTTATTTAATCACGATCATCATATCATCTTATACTATAAGCGTGAAAcccaaaaccaaaaataaattacTAAAATACCTCCACAAAAGCTGAAAGACCAATTTATCCTTTCTTTGAATGCTacttttatatactattttttgTGGAAAAGTAAATTtactactccctctgtctcaTATTAACAGTTATGGTTACTAAAAataattgtctcaaattatttgtcattttaaaaattcaagacaaaattgattatttttttcctttttttatccttagtaataattgttcttgaagatggaGATAACACACAAATAcaataaatattcaatgaagagaGATTATATCTTATGACATAAATAAGGGTAGAATAGTCCAATCcatttcctaattaatattttttaaggggcgtgtaaaagagaaatacgacacataatatgagacgggggagtatttaataaataataatgtgTAGTACAATAAATGATAAATGTGTAGTACAATAAACGACACATAATATGAGACGGAGAgagtatttaataaataataatgtgTAGTACAATAAATGATTTATCTACAATAAATCATATAAATGAGAAGAAATTAGCATGAAAGATATAAATGATAAATGTATATTTCTACATGAAATTAGACTCCACGAGAAATAAATTCCTTTTTCTATAGTACTCTTAAAAAATAGATTAGGTGTTTCACGTCCCTATGGTATTTTATATTGACGTcttaaatatatgaaataaaattattttcaaaactttGTATTTGTATCTCCCGTAAACTgctttatgtaaatatttttgacGTATGATATACTGATGGATGATCAAAGAGTCAAAGTGCTACATAAGTATATGCTGGTTTGTGCTTATATGTATACATCGTATCTATCTAACGAAATTTAGCTAATCATCTttattcttgtattttttttttcttttaaaatttcatGCATCTTATCAcacatattttttaaattatattgtttTAAAAGTTTGTATAAATTGACATGAATATACGTGACTAATTAAGTAGTAAATAAATACGTAAAAGACATTTATCTCGTATTCGTTACTCTAGTACAAAGAAAAGGATAAGTATTCTATTTTACTTCCAACCTTTTAGCCATGTgtttcttttgatattttcaaattCTTCTTTCAATAATACTTATTCTGTCCCAATATTTGTgtcatattttctttttactCTTTCTAAAAAATATCACATTTTCTAtttcttatttaaaaataatttaactttaaacttgtCATAATACTAAATGGGTTGATTTATAGCTATATAAAATTTCTTTGACATCCACAAATATCAAaagtatttctttcttttttaaattacATGTCTAGTCAAACACCACCACATAaatttgtttacccgtaaaacgatacagatgaatttatacgtgatttctagacaagtgaactaatttgatcctaaaataatgcaataattgaagaaatatacaatacttagccttgaaatacAGATGAAACAACAGAGATGACGGTTCCGGGAATAAGGTTTTCGGGcacagcaatgatgagatcaataagcaagaaagtaagattgtattaagtTTCGTATAAAATATAGTGTAAGTTTTGCCAGAAAATCTgtatcctttacaatgataactgagctcactatttatagttatgtctagggaaggatgtcctaggatcgtgccctcctttaatgtcaattatgagagtcattgatgaagacgtaacggtgaacataaatgccgaTTTCTCTGTAACGGACCGTCACTCTTAATGGTTTAGAATATTCCCCTATCAAATGCTACCGAACGCAGAGCATTTAACACAcatttatgaacgttatcctttcCGGTGACAAAGAATGGCTGCCTTCGGTCTTCGGTCATCCAtgtcttgggttccacgtgtcctccctttagatgaccacgtgtcatatcatattttaccctatacagatagtacccctacttttcggtgacataactttgtgttaccgggaagttggtagaaacacctTTTTGGCAGAaattactataactccctctgAAGGTCCCTGACAGCTGATTAGACGTACGTcactccgcatttaatgccccgaacacgcgtcatcccatgattcagcatagcttttgccgattatcgaggtaatcatggccatgaatttagccgccaaaacttTACTTATACGCCACATTATTTACCTTTGCGTTTCATAATTTCTCGAACTCCCGATTtgcatctttgtttttcattcttTCTCTAGTTCTCTTCAAACAcaaaacattttccttcttctttttcaattgCTTCTTCCTCTAAGCGTGCTGGTTCtacaaagaacaagaacaaaacCGAGGAATGTGTTCCTCCAACGGTGGGTTCTATCATCCTAAGAAAACTCAGTACCATAAGGGACCTTGAAGAGAAATTTTCTACtactaaccctcgtacatgggctgttagtaggtacccttcttccattcgtccttccagtattcctgttgtgaaggaagattgtCACTGCCATGAGTTAGATATCATcgctcctgatctatcggagcaagtgacccttcccaagggaagtattacatatttttacatgtatccctttactttgggtatGTTTTCTTTGAATAGAGAGCTTGATTCCGTGATTACGGAGTTTTGCCTTAGctaccaagtgtgtttggcacaggtaagtccttcagtgtggaggaTGGTCGCCTATCTTCGACGTTTGTGCCAGAAAACTAgagaggagctaaccttagctcatatgatgaatctctattcccccaaaatcttccgtagggaatgataaacctttgcaagtgtggccaccatgctttgctgtctagcatggatgataaCAACGACCGTGGGTAGATGGAATGCTTCGTTGTAGTTGCCACCAATGACATCATTCCgacaacggcttcatcctttccggtcgcttggaaccgcactcgtaagttctttgttttgtatttctttttactagatattcctttgtggttgtaTCAACTCTTCACCCTTCGcatgtttcagcaactcgatggatcccaccggTGGTGGAAGGTTTGAACCGGTGAGTTCAGAAGATCTTGTACGTCACAACGCCCGAAACTAGTTTGTGAAAAAAACTgtcccttaaatacgggtggaagaccaaaaatcatggtaattttAATTTACCTTGCTTCCATTTTTTGTATATGGAAAATTTGGTTGAACCCTTTTGACttgttcacgaaattaggtctacctgcgggcTCTATTGCTATCCACGGGGAGGACGTTTTGGCTGATCCTGCTGATGCAGCAAGGCTTCTTCAGGAAGCACTTACTCGAACATGTATCTCCGGGCCTATTTTGGGCGCAAACACTTATTTACGGAGTTCCCGGTCAAAGGATAAGCAACCAAAGATAAGACGTTCCTCCGCggccggggaaaagaataagagggcaaagacTGATGCCCCTAAGTCATCTCCGGTAGCGATGACGACTGGTCCTCCTTCCAGGCCGGTCATAGACaccgtgatgattgatgatgacgaAGAAGCTAGTGACGAGGGAGCTTATCTTCATAGAAGTCAatgatcctcatcatctcaacaggatgctcgaCGTGTTGGTATAGTTACACCAACTGAAGACGATATCtcggcactttggggagaatCTGATTTGGTAGAAAATGCCAACTCCCGTTTTCGAGCTTCAATTGTTATAACCGGTGTTGCggggctgagtaccgggtcctTTCCGTttttggttggcgagcatctaACATCCAgcattgcatttgatgcagcTGCCTCTCATTCTTCAACtacatcagcttcatctccaccttTACCAACACCAGCAACAGCTACGTCACGTCTATCTTAATCCACTCTTCTATTAGCAGTTGCTACATCACCTCCATCGACTgcacctgaccatgaaga from Nicotiana tabacum cultivar K326 chromosome 24, ASM71507v2, whole genome shotgun sequence includes:
- the LOC107814290 gene encoding putative mitochondrial-processing peptidase subunit beta, mitochondrial, encoding MATRHLLNVTRRSRINRFSLPPPCLTLSSRSTTSVTTSPPSSPPSPPPPDFMIYDRLAEQVKSKIKRLEEPNPKFLQYNSPHPTAADHTSILSSPETKITTLPNGLRVATESNLSSSTATVGVWIDAGSRFETEENNGVAHFLEHMIFKGTEKRPIRALEEEIENMGGHLNAYTSREQTTYFAKVLGSDVPKAIDILGDILQNSLLEEDKIVRERSVILREMEEVEKQPEEVIFDQLHTTAFQYTPLGRTILGPAQNIEKMTRAHIQDYISTHYGAHRMVISAAGAVKHEDVVELVKKHFTKLSSNPITTSQLVADEPAIFTGSEIRIIDDDLPLAQFAVAFSGASWTDPDSIALMVMQQMLGSWNKTSGGGKHMGSELVQRVAINEIAESVMAFNTNYKDTGLFGVYAEAKPDCLSDLAYVIMQGICKLCYRVSEADVVRARNQLKSSLMLHIDGSGPTAEDIGRQLITYGRRIPYAELFSRIDRVDADTVKRVANRFIFDRDIAISARGPIQDLPDYNWFRRRTYWLRY